From a region of the Rhodococcus sp. 4CII genome:
- the rox gene encoding rifampin monooxygenase — protein sequence MFDVIISGGGPTGMMLAAELRLHGVDVLVLEKDTEPTRLVRSLGLHPRSIEIMDQRGLLDRFLAHGKQYPGGAGRFAGIGKPPPANLDTAHGYILGIPQPVTDRLLAERAGELGTQVRRGCEVTGVEQDEDGVRVELADGTLLRSRWMVGCDGGRSQVRRLLGIGFPGEPATTEWILGEMEVTAPPDVLAAVAEEVRKTHKGFGIGPAGDGLHRAVVPAATVAEDRSVPPTLEEFRTQLRAYAGTDFGVHSPRSLSRFSDATRLAERYRVGRVLIAGDAAHVHPPLGGQGLNLGIQDAFNLGWKLAAEVDGWAPDGLLDSYFVERHPVAEEVLTLTRAQSVLLSPEPGPQAVRRLLTELMDFDDVRRFLAEKVTAIGIRYDFGDGPELLGRRLRDIPLSRGRLYELTRDGRGLLLDQTGALSVTGWTDRIDYVADVSGELDAPAVLLRPDGHVAWIGEDRNDLLRHLPTWFGAAAEGA from the coding sequence ATGTTCGACGTGATCATCAGCGGCGGCGGGCCGACGGGGATGATGCTGGCCGCCGAGTTGCGGCTGCATGGCGTGGACGTGCTCGTGCTGGAGAAGGACACGGAGCCGACCCGGCTGGTCCGTTCGCTCGGCCTGCACCCGCGCAGCATCGAGATCATGGACCAGCGGGGTCTGCTGGACCGGTTCCTCGCCCACGGGAAGCAGTATCCCGGCGGCGCCGGGCGCTTCGCCGGGATCGGCAAGCCCCCGCCGGCGAACCTGGACACCGCCCACGGCTACATCCTCGGAATCCCCCAGCCGGTCACCGACCGTCTGCTGGCCGAGCGCGCAGGCGAACTCGGCACACAGGTCCGCCGGGGCTGCGAGGTGACGGGTGTCGAGCAGGACGAGGACGGGGTGAGGGTCGAGCTCGCCGACGGCACACTTCTGCGCTCGCGATGGATGGTCGGCTGCGACGGGGGACGCAGCCAGGTGCGCAGACTGCTCGGCATCGGATTCCCCGGCGAGCCGGCCACGACCGAGTGGATCCTCGGTGAGATGGAGGTGACCGCGCCGCCGGACGTGCTGGCCGCGGTGGCGGAGGAGGTTCGCAAAACCCACAAGGGGTTCGGCATCGGTCCCGCGGGCGACGGCCTGCACCGCGCCGTGGTGCCCGCGGCGACCGTGGCCGAGGATCGCTCGGTCCCGCCGACCCTGGAGGAGTTCCGGACGCAGTTGCGGGCATACGCGGGCACCGACTTCGGTGTGCACTCACCGCGCTCGCTGTCCCGTTTCAGCGACGCCACCCGGCTTGCCGAACGATATCGGGTTGGCCGGGTTCTCATCGCCGGCGACGCGGCGCACGTTCACCCGCCGCTGGGAGGGCAGGGTCTGAACCTCGGCATCCAGGACGCCTTCAACCTCGGCTGGAAGCTCGCCGCCGAGGTCGACGGGTGGGCACCGGACGGTCTGCTGGACAGCTATTTCGTCGAGCGACACCCGGTCGCCGAAGAGGTGCTGACCCTCACCCGCGCGCAGAGCGTGCTGCTCTCCCCCGAGCCCGGCCCGCAGGCCGTGCGCCGGCTGCTGACCGAGCTGATGGACTTCGACGACGTCCGCCGTTTCCTGGCCGAGAAGGTCACCGCGATCGGGATCCGCTACGACTTCGGCGACGGACCCGAGCTGCTCGGCAGACGACTGCGCGACATCCCCCTGTCACGGGGCCGTCTCTACGAGCTCACTCGTGACGGCCGCGGGCTCCTACTGGACCAGACCGGCGCACTGTCCGTGACAGGGTGGACGGATCGGATCGACTACGTCGCGGACGTCAGCGGAGAACTGGACGCGCCCGCGGTCCTGCTCCGACCGGACGGCCACGTCGCGTGGATCGGCGAAGACCGGAACGACCTGCTCCGCCACCTGCCGACCTGGTTCGGAGCCGCCGCCGAGGGTGCGTGA
- a CDS encoding antibiotic biosynthesis monooxygenase, protein MILEHAILQVKPGVATEFESAFGQAKHMIAGMPGFRSLRLSRCLERPDCFLLLVEWDTLEDHTDGFRGSVEYQEWRRLLHHFYDPFPTVEHYEQVDGVRAV, encoded by the coding sequence GTGATTCTCGAACACGCAATTCTGCAGGTGAAACCGGGTGTCGCTACCGAATTCGAATCGGCATTCGGTCAGGCGAAGCACATGATCGCCGGCATGCCCGGTTTCCGGAGCCTGCGCCTGTCGCGTTGTCTCGAACGACCCGATTGCTTCCTGTTGCTCGTCGAGTGGGACACCCTGGAAGACCACACGGACGGGTTCCGCGGATCGGTGGAGTATCAGGAGTGGCGCCGGTTGTTGCACCACTTCTACGACCCGTTTCCGACGGTCGAACACTACGAGCAGGTGGACGGTGTCCGCGCAGTGTGA
- a CDS encoding CoA ester lyase, translating into MIRSYLFAPGHNDKLLGKVFEAGADAVILDLEDAVPPEYKPAARAHVAAALPAHPAWVRINAVGTSLADDDLAAVAAHAHGIRIPKVESADDVRWVMERAPAKPLICAIETAKGVANALAIAAVPGVRHLALGGIDLQKDLGVDDGDAPLQYVRSHLVIASRAAGIAPPIDSVYPHLRDTDGLARQAAGARSLGFGGKSAIHPTQLPTIHAAFGPREDDLDWARRVVRAFERAGGAAVQLPDGEFVDLPVAERARRILQSR; encoded by the coding sequence ATGATCCGAAGTTACCTCTTCGCGCCCGGGCACAACGACAAACTGCTCGGCAAGGTCTTCGAAGCCGGCGCGGACGCTGTGATCCTCGATCTCGAGGACGCGGTCCCGCCCGAATACAAGCCCGCCGCCCGCGCACACGTCGCCGCCGCGCTTCCCGCTCACCCCGCATGGGTACGAATCAACGCAGTCGGCACCTCGCTCGCCGACGACGACCTGGCTGCGGTCGCGGCCCACGCCCATGGCATTCGAATCCCGAAGGTCGAATCGGCCGATGACGTGCGCTGGGTGATGGAACGGGCACCCGCGAAGCCTTTGATCTGCGCAATCGAGACCGCGAAGGGTGTTGCCAACGCCCTCGCCATCGCTGCCGTACCCGGAGTTCGACATCTCGCCCTCGGCGGCATCGACCTTCAGAAAGACCTCGGTGTCGACGATGGGGACGCGCCTCTGCAGTATGTGAGATCCCACCTCGTCATCGCGTCCCGGGCTGCCGGGATCGCACCCCCCATCGACAGCGTCTACCCGCACCTGAGGGACACCGACGGACTTGCCAGGCAGGCGGCTGGTGCGCGCTCTCTCGGCTTCGGTGGCAAATCCGCAATTCACCCCACGCAGTTGCCGACCATTCATGCCGCCTTCGGCCCGCGCGAGGACGACCTCGACTGGGCCCGTCGAGTCGTGCGCGCCTTCGAGAGGGCAGGCGGAGCTGCGGTGCAACTTCCCGACGGCGAATTCGTGGATCTACCGGTCGCCGAGCGGGCCCGCAGAATTCTGCAGTCCCGATAG
- a CDS encoding CaiB/BaiF CoA-transferase family protein, which yields MTVYPHDAAPTAPSAGNPDGAASPSPGPLHGVRVLDISTVYAAPITAMLLGDFGAEVIKVEHPTGDPARSHGADKNGHGLWWKVISRNKRCITLDLGTPEGQQLLRDLLVDADVLVENFRPGVLEKWGLGPDRLSDINPGLITLRVTGFGQDGPYAHRRAFGTLAEAMSGFAHQTGEEARPPTLPPFGLADGVAGITGAFGVVTALLHRNSPEGDGHGQVIDLSLLEPLVGILGPGPTAFDQLGTIAGRHGNRSPNNAPRNTFLTKDDRWVAISASATSVAERVMRLVGRADLVDEPWFASAGERSRNGDLLDEAVGKWIAARPLDEVVAEFDRVGAALAPIYDVEQLMNDPHVIARDTITTVEDEDLGPLKMQNLMLRMLGTPGAIRFPGRRLGQDNTQIYGDTLGLDAPSIEVLRERGVI from the coding sequence ATGACTGTGTACCCGCACGACGCCGCCCCCACCGCACCTTCCGCGGGAAACCCCGACGGTGCAGCATCGCCGAGCCCCGGCCCGCTGCACGGGGTCCGCGTCCTCGACATCAGCACCGTCTACGCCGCACCGATCACCGCCATGCTCCTCGGCGATTTCGGGGCCGAGGTGATCAAGGTCGAGCACCCGACGGGTGACCCCGCCCGCTCCCACGGAGCCGACAAGAACGGCCACGGCCTGTGGTGGAAAGTCATTTCACGCAACAAACGGTGCATCACCCTCGATCTCGGCACACCCGAAGGCCAACAGCTCCTGCGGGATCTCCTCGTAGACGCCGACGTGCTCGTCGAGAACTTCCGCCCCGGCGTGCTGGAGAAGTGGGGACTGGGGCCGGACCGGCTGAGTGACATCAACCCGGGGTTGATCACATTGCGTGTCACCGGCTTCGGCCAGGACGGCCCCTATGCCCACCGTCGCGCCTTCGGCACCCTCGCCGAGGCGATGAGCGGATTCGCGCACCAGACCGGCGAGGAAGCCCGCCCGCCGACACTGCCCCCGTTCGGCCTCGCCGACGGCGTAGCCGGCATCACCGGCGCGTTCGGTGTGGTCACCGCCCTGCTTCACCGCAACAGCCCCGAGGGCGACGGGCACGGGCAGGTGATCGACCTCTCGCTCCTCGAACCCCTCGTCGGGATCCTCGGCCCCGGACCCACCGCCTTCGACCAACTCGGCACGATCGCCGGCCGGCATGGCAACCGCTCGCCCAACAATGCTCCCCGCAACACGTTCCTGACCAAGGACGACCGGTGGGTGGCGATCTCGGCCAGTGCCACCTCCGTCGCCGAACGGGTCATGCGTCTGGTGGGACGAGCGGATCTGGTGGACGAACCGTGGTTCGCGTCCGCCGGTGAACGCAGCCGTAACGGCGACCTCCTCGACGAGGCGGTCGGCAAATGGATCGCCGCCCGCCCACTCGACGAGGTGGTCGCCGAGTTCGATCGCGTCGGCGCCGCACTCGCACCCATCTACGACGTCGAGCAGTTGATGAACGACCCGCACGTCATTGCCCGCGACACGATCACCACAGTCGAGGACGAGGATCTCGGCCCCCTGAAGATGCAGAACCTCATGCTCCGCATGCTCGGCACTCCCGGCGCCATCCGATTCCCCGGCCGCCGACTCGGGCAGGACAACACGCAAATCTATGGTGACACACTCGGTTTGGACGCCCCGAGTATCGAGGTCCTGCGCGAGAGAGGTGTTATCTGA
- a CDS encoding LysR family transcriptional regulator — protein sequence MLDTTRMFTLCEVAKHGSITAAAAALGYTTSAVSQQITKLEKEAGQPLLERHARGIMLTDAGRSIVKHTERIIVELDAADAELAEIRGLRAGMLAIGTFPTAGSTLLPLVVKEFKTHHPGIDLRVLSGRFAQLVESLRRRETELSLLWDYEWNRIDDPLLTYHHLMNDPTLLLVSEKHRLADRKSIRITELRDESWVVRADDHPVAHTLERLCQEGGFTPRTSFLAHDYGEVQAMVGVELGVAIAPRLAVLNPRPDVRSIPLATRSPQRRILVAHLTERRLSPAAQEAITQCMAAARRLEEGFADV from the coding sequence ATGCTCGACACGACGAGGATGTTCACGCTGTGCGAGGTCGCCAAACACGGCTCCATCACCGCGGCCGCCGCAGCGCTCGGCTACACCACCTCAGCGGTCTCGCAGCAGATCACCAAGCTCGAGAAGGAAGCCGGGCAGCCGCTGCTGGAACGGCACGCGCGGGGGATCATGCTCACCGATGCCGGCCGCTCGATCGTCAAACACACCGAACGGATCATCGTCGAACTCGACGCCGCGGACGCCGAGCTCGCGGAGATCCGCGGCCTGCGGGCGGGAATGCTGGCGATCGGAACCTTCCCCACCGCCGGATCGACGCTGCTGCCGCTGGTCGTCAAGGAATTCAAGACCCATCATCCCGGCATCGACTTACGCGTCCTCAGTGGACGATTCGCGCAACTGGTCGAGTCGCTGCGCCGCCGGGAGACGGAATTGTCGCTGCTGTGGGATTACGAGTGGAATCGGATCGACGATCCCCTGCTGACCTACCACCACCTGATGAACGATCCGACGCTGCTGTTGGTGTCGGAAAAACACCGGCTCGCCGATCGGAAGTCGATCAGGATCACCGAACTGCGGGACGAATCCTGGGTGGTGCGCGCCGACGACCACCCGGTGGCCCACACCCTCGAACGGCTGTGCCAGGAAGGCGGATTCACGCCACGGACGAGTTTCCTCGCCCACGACTACGGTGAGGTTCAGGCGATGGTGGGAGTCGAGCTGGGGGTTGCCATCGCACCGCGACTGGCCGTTCTCAATCCCCGCCCCGATGTCCGGTCCATCCCGCTCGCCACCCGCTCTCCGCAGCGTCGCATCCTGGTGGCGCACCTGACCGAGCGGCGGCTGAGCCCGGCCGCTCAGGAAGCCATCACGCAGTGTATGGCGGCGGCCCGGCGCCTCGAGGAGGGTTTCGCCGACGTCTAG
- a CDS encoding PrpF domain-containing protein has protein sequence MRGGTSKCWLFNAVDVDPLLEEAGGLDAILTSAFGSGDPRQLDGVGGGSSTTSKAAIVRRSGESGIDVEYLFAQVAIGDRRVEWGSNCGNCATAIGLYALQSGLVPVDSTTTTVRMRNTNTGAILTAEIATPGGMVPTEGGAAVPGTSALGVPVSLTFTDLTSGAALLPTGSASDSIALGRSRYRGTMVVAGAPAALFDAADLGLTGAESNSEISEHLDILMALRRESSLRMGLSKPGDPISHAIPKVGVVGPPRDYRTSAGIDVAGEDYDISVRMLSMLAPHPAIGLTSAVAVAAAATVAGGVVADNAHVRWPGSLRLGTAAGVLDIDLTTSPDGVVKAVSLHRAARRIAAAELFVASPAAVLAGSAR, from the coding sequence ATGCGAGGGGGCACCAGCAAGTGCTGGCTCTTCAACGCGGTTGATGTCGACCCTCTGCTCGAGGAGGCGGGCGGGCTCGACGCCATTCTCACCTCCGCCTTCGGCTCGGGCGATCCCCGTCAGCTCGACGGCGTGGGCGGCGGCAGTTCGACCACGTCCAAAGCCGCGATCGTGCGGCGATCCGGGGAATCCGGCATCGACGTCGAGTACCTGTTCGCACAGGTGGCGATCGGCGACCGACGGGTGGAATGGGGCAGCAACTGTGGAAACTGCGCCACCGCGATCGGGTTGTATGCGCTGCAGTCCGGACTCGTCCCCGTCGACAGCACGACGACCACCGTGCGGATGCGCAACACCAACACCGGCGCAATCCTGACCGCCGAGATCGCCACCCCGGGCGGGATGGTCCCAACCGAAGGCGGCGCGGCCGTCCCGGGGACGAGCGCGCTCGGCGTTCCGGTCTCGCTGACCTTCACCGACCTCACGTCCGGTGCCGCTCTGCTGCCCACCGGTTCGGCGTCCGATTCGATCGCGCTCGGGAGGTCCCGCTACCGGGGCACCATGGTCGTCGCGGGCGCGCCCGCTGCGTTGTTCGATGCCGCGGATCTGGGGCTCACCGGGGCAGAAAGCAATTCGGAGATATCCGAACATCTCGACATTCTCATGGCCCTGCGGCGGGAATCGTCCCTGCGGATGGGACTGAGCAAGCCCGGTGACCCGATCTCCCATGCAATTCCGAAGGTCGGCGTGGTCGGTCCGCCGCGGGACTATCGCACCAGCGCGGGCATCGACGTCGCCGGAGAGGACTACGACATCTCGGTGCGGATGCTCTCGATGCTCGCACCCCATCCCGCGATCGGGCTGACCTCGGCAGTCGCCGTTGCTGCCGCCGCCACCGTGGCCGGGGGAGTGGTGGCCGACAACGCCCACGTGCGATGGCCCGGATCGCTGCGCCTGGGGACGGCCGCGGGGGTTCTCGACATCGACCTCACCACCTCGCCCGACGGGGTGGTGAAGGCAGTCTCGCTGCACCGGGCGGCACGGCGTATCGCTGCCGCCGAACTCTTCGTCGCCTCTCCCGCCGCCGTGCTGGCGGGGTCTGCTCGGTAA
- a CDS encoding SLC13 family permease, with translation MTSIEIVPLIALVAMFVIATIFPINIGILGFIGAFLVGAFALGYDDKEILEAFPSSIVLTIIGVTYFFGMAKRNGTIDLLVNACIRAVGGRTVVVPWVFFFSASVLTALGTFSPAAVALISPAAMSFAARTRMSPLVMGILTINGAHAGAFSPISVSGVLVTDIVKSSGLSIPPWTLFFASYGINLLLSVLTVVGYSVLARVRDLEYTATGTSDGTVGAPTNPTGGTAPDWAPAGGAGTSGGTQVLTRERRSTSIVPDAAPVTAVQKLTLVLIAAVLVLVLVLHLPISFVAIAAGAILAFTDLSKQNEAIAGISWSTVLLVAGMVTYISVMEGMGTIDHLAQMAITVGAPLLVAFVLCYVIGVTSAFASSTALLTAIIPLALPLLQTGALPVVGVVAALAISATVVDVSPFSTNGALVLASAQNIERPAFYRQLLLNAGIVVAVAPALCWLILVVAPALF, from the coding sequence ATGACCTCCATTGAGATAGTCCCCCTGATCGCTCTGGTCGCGATGTTCGTGATCGCCACGATCTTCCCCATCAACATCGGAATCCTCGGCTTCATCGGCGCATTCCTCGTCGGCGCCTTCGCTCTCGGCTACGACGACAAGGAAATACTGGAGGCGTTCCCGAGTTCGATCGTCCTGACGATCATCGGCGTCACCTACTTCTTCGGCATGGCCAAGAGGAACGGCACGATCGATCTCCTCGTCAATGCCTGCATTCGCGCGGTCGGCGGCCGGACGGTCGTCGTTCCCTGGGTGTTCTTCTTCTCCGCGTCGGTACTGACCGCGTTGGGTACGTTCAGTCCGGCTGCGGTGGCGCTGATCTCGCCCGCCGCGATGTCCTTTGCCGCCCGCACCCGGATGAGCCCGCTCGTGATGGGCATCCTGACGATCAACGGCGCACACGCCGGCGCATTTTCACCCATCTCGGTCTCCGGTGTCCTCGTCACCGACATCGTCAAGTCCAGCGGTCTGTCGATCCCTCCGTGGACGCTGTTCTTCGCCAGCTACGGCATCAACCTGCTGCTGTCGGTGCTGACCGTCGTCGGATACTCGGTTCTCGCCCGAGTGCGGGATCTGGAGTACACCGCCACCGGCACCAGCGACGGAACCGTCGGTGCACCAACGAATCCCACCGGAGGCACGGCACCCGACTGGGCACCGGCCGGCGGTGCGGGCACGTCCGGCGGGACGCAGGTGCTCACCCGTGAGCGCAGGTCGACGAGCATCGTTCCGGACGCGGCCCCCGTGACCGCCGTCCAGAAACTCACCCTCGTCCTCATCGCGGCTGTCCTCGTCCTGGTGCTGGTCCTGCACCTGCCGATCAGCTTCGTCGCCATTGCTGCCGGGGCGATTCTCGCCTTCACCGACCTGTCGAAGCAGAACGAGGCCATCGCCGGCATCAGCTGGTCCACCGTTCTGCTCGTCGCCGGAATGGTCACCTACATCTCGGTGATGGAGGGCATGGGCACCATCGATCATCTCGCCCAGATGGCGATCACCGTCGGCGCGCCGCTGTTGGTCGCGTTCGTCCTCTGCTACGTCATCGGAGTCACGTCGGCATTCGCATCGTCGACCGCACTGCTCACCGCCATCATTCCCCTCGCCCTGCCGCTCCTGCAGACCGGCGCGCTCCCCGTCGTCGGTGTCGTCGCCGCCCTGGCCATTTCGGCGACCGTCGTCGACGTATCCCCGTTCTCGACCAACGGCGCGCTCGTTCTCGCCAGCGCCCAGAACATCGAGCGGCCCGCCTTCTACCGCCAACTCCTGCTCAACGCGGGCATCGTCGTCGCCGTCGCACCGGCGCTCTGCTGGCTCATCCTGGTCGTCGCCCCGGCGCTGTTCTAG
- a CDS encoding TetR/AcrR family transcriptional regulator: MGRADTAGSDTETGATVRTRLTTERVLTTALRIVDAEGVEALSMRRLAQALDREAMTLYRYARNKAALLDGVVELVLSELVIDPGAPDWAAELRGLAHNYRNLALAHPHVVPLLVTRPLSTPLALRPAGTVRPLEDFLELLVRTGFAPRDALRAYRLFFGFLQGHILDELQELVEDPEESEDILRLGLHRLPRKRFPQLRGLASELAHYDGEGLLDDGLDLVLGGLQTRFTTQRATNLP; encoded by the coding sequence ATGGGGCGCGCTGACACAGCCGGGTCGGATACCGAGACGGGTGCAACGGTGCGCACCCGCCTGACCACGGAACGAGTTCTGACCACCGCTCTGCGCATCGTCGACGCCGAGGGAGTCGAGGCGCTGTCGATGCGCAGGCTGGCACAGGCACTCGACCGCGAGGCGATGACGCTGTACCGCTATGCCCGCAACAAGGCGGCACTGCTCGACGGTGTCGTCGAACTCGTCCTGAGCGAGCTCGTCATCGATCCCGGCGCCCCCGACTGGGCCGCCGAACTGCGCGGGCTGGCGCACAACTACCGCAACCTCGCCCTCGCGCATCCGCACGTGGTCCCGTTGCTCGTGACCCGGCCGTTGTCCACTCCGTTGGCGCTGCGGCCTGCCGGGACGGTGCGCCCTCTGGAGGATTTCCTCGAACTCCTCGTCCGCACCGGATTCGCCCCACGTGATGCGCTTCGCGCCTATCGGCTCTTCTTCGGATTCCTGCAAGGGCACATCCTCGACGAGTTGCAGGAACTGGTCGAGGACCCGGAGGAGTCCGAAGACATCCTCCGGCTCGGGTTGCACCGGTTACCGCGCAAACGATTTCCCCAGTTGCGCGGTCTCGCTTCCGAATTGGCGCACTACGACGGTGAAGGGCTTCTCGACGACGGTCTCGACCTCGTGCTCGGTGGCCTTCAAACCCGATTCACGACGCAGCGGGCGACGAATCTTCCCTGA
- a CDS encoding SigB/SigF/SigG family RNA polymerase sigma factor, which translates to MSTLTASSPDRTSTDTDSTSRWRPGGPTASRHRDDYEDVLELFSSMAALPDTDRDRIRLRTNIIERCLPMAAHIALKFRNRGEAGEDLEQVARLALVKAVDRFDIRRGTMFVAFAVLTITGEIRRHFRDTGWTLHVPRRLQERHLALTAATTELSTSLGRAPTARELADALSLTIEEVAEGLRVADAYQTLSIDFPIGGETDSKLVSDTVGTVDPALDRVDIQMSLRPLLAELPELDRTVLLLRFYENLTQTQIAARIGVSQMQISRILARTLATLRTQLA; encoded by the coding sequence ATGAGTACGCTCACCGCCTCGTCACCCGACCGCACGTCCACCGACACCGACTCGACGTCGCGGTGGCGTCCAGGCGGACCGACGGCGTCCCGACACCGCGACGATTACGAGGACGTGCTCGAGCTGTTCTCTTCGATGGCGGCACTCCCCGACACCGACCGTGACCGTATCCGGCTGCGTACGAACATCATCGAACGGTGCCTGCCGATGGCGGCGCACATCGCACTCAAGTTCCGCAATCGTGGCGAAGCCGGTGAGGACCTCGAGCAGGTAGCCCGGTTGGCGCTCGTCAAAGCCGTCGACCGTTTCGACATTCGGCGGGGCACGATGTTCGTTGCTTTCGCGGTACTCACCATCACCGGCGAGATCCGTCGCCACTTCCGCGATACCGGCTGGACGCTGCACGTTCCCCGGCGTCTGCAGGAACGCCACCTCGCACTTACCGCCGCCACCACCGAACTGAGCACCTCTCTCGGACGCGCACCGACGGCCCGCGAGCTCGCGGACGCTCTGTCACTGACCATCGAGGAAGTGGCGGAGGGATTGCGGGTCGCCGACGCATACCAGACACTGTCGATCGATTTCCCCATCGGTGGTGAAACCGATTCCAAGCTGGTCTCGGACACTGTCGGCACCGTCGACCCCGCACTCGACCGGGTCGACATACAGATGTCGTTGCGACCGCTCCTCGCGGAGTTGCCGGAACTCGACCGCACCGTTCTGCTGCTGCGCTTCTACGAGAACCTGACCCAGACCCAGATCGCCGCCCGAATCGGCGTCTCCCAGATGCAGATCTCGCGGATCCTCGCCCGCACCCTCGCGACCCTGCGCACCCAACTGGCCTGA
- a CDS encoding GAF and ANTAR domain-containing protein gives MNESVTGDLGQSMAALARSLSAPRTVEERLRAITGSVVELMPSDTCAGILLVSKGNRFETVAPTSPLLGKLDAVQEQLGQGPCVVAAIKNLVVRSDDLRAETRWPEFAAAAVEVGILSSISFQLYTSREKMGALNLFAFEPNAFAPEDEATVEVLAAHAALALTAARTEEQLRSAISSRDIIGQAKGMLMERFGIDAIEAFDLLAKLSQQMNIRLNAVAQQIVERR, from the coding sequence ATGAACGAATCGGTTACCGGGGACCTCGGTCAGTCCATGGCAGCGCTCGCACGCAGCCTCTCCGCCCCCCGCACGGTCGAGGAGCGGCTCCGCGCGATCACCGGTTCCGTGGTCGAGTTGATGCCGTCCGACACCTGTGCGGGCATACTCCTCGTGTCCAAAGGAAATAGGTTCGAGACGGTGGCACCCACCTCACCGCTCCTCGGAAAACTCGACGCCGTGCAGGAGCAACTCGGGCAGGGGCCCTGTGTGGTGGCCGCGATCAAGAATCTCGTCGTGCGCAGCGACGATCTTCGAGCCGAGACCCGTTGGCCGGAATTCGCCGCGGCCGCCGTCGAGGTGGGAATCCTCAGTTCCATCTCTTTCCAGCTGTATACCTCCCGGGAGAAGATGGGAGCGCTGAACCTTTTCGCATTCGAACCGAACGCATTCGCTCCGGAGGACGAAGCGACGGTCGAGGTCCTGGCAGCTCATGCCGCGCTGGCGCTGACAGCGGCGCGTACCGAGGAACAGCTGCGGTCCGCGATCTCGTCCCGCGACATCATCGGCCAGGCCAAGGGCATGCTGATGGAACGGTTCGGCATCGACGCGATCGAGGCTTTCGATCTGCTCGCCAAACTGTCGCAGCAGATGAACATCCGTCTCAACGCCGTTGCGCAGCAGATCGTCGAACGCAGGTGA
- a CDS encoding WhiB family transcriptional regulator encodes MNTFASRPTAPTPVSASDWQDRGSCRGTDTDMFFSPEGERGHARARRERAAKQICQDCPVLTECRTHAFTAAEPYGIWGGLSETDRNRHRRRAGRAPRQSRDHGATTRAHAVERSESTSPVTLPTLAESSRSVRSAK; translated from the coding sequence ATGAACACGTTTGCATCCCGACCGACCGCACCCACCCCGGTCTCCGCATCGGACTGGCAAGACCGCGGATCCTGCCGCGGCACCGACACCGACATGTTCTTCTCCCCCGAAGGTGAACGCGGACATGCCCGCGCCCGGCGTGAACGCGCCGCCAAACAAATCTGCCAGGACTGCCCGGTGCTCACCGAATGCCGCACCCACGCCTTCACCGCCGCCGAACCCTACGGAATTTGGGGCGGGCTGTCCGAAACCGACCGTAACCGCCACAGGCGACGTGCCGGACGCGCTCCCCGGCAATCCCGAGATCATGGTGCAACCACTCGAGCGCACGCCGTCGAACGGAGTGAGTCGACTTCACCGGTGACGCTTCCAACCCTCGCGGAATCCAGCCGATCCGTTCGATCGGCCAAGTAG